Below is a genomic region from Nitratidesulfovibrio sp..
GAAGGCCCCGGTGAGCAATCACCGGGGCCTTCCTGCGTTCGGCACCATGGAAGCGCGATGGGGGCGGGGATAGGGCGGGGGGACGGATGGGCCGGGGGGCTTGAGCAGGGCAGGCACGGGCAGGATATCTCGCGGGTGGTGAATACGCTTCGCGTGGTGTGCGATGCGTACCCGTGTGTTTCTCTGTGGTTGCAATCTGGTGGCAGTGCAACGTCCTCAGAACCCCATGTTTTCCGGAAGCGGCAGCTGGTGCGCTACGGAAGGGATGCAGCCCGTGCGTCTGCAAGTGTGCACTGATGAAAGGTAGGGATAACACTCATTGTCAGCGCGGGTTCTTGGACTTAACTTGATCGGGATTCTGTTGACTGCGCGCTCGAACATCTGGCCGCCGCATGGCTGCCCCTTTTTTCACCTTTCGTCGGTTGCCTTGGGGGGGAACATGTTCCGCAAGTTTACCATCGCCAAACGCATCTATGCCCTGTTCTTCATCATGACCCTGTTTCTGGCCGGGATGGCCATGGGGTTGTACTGGGTGGCCGATCACATTGCCGGGGCGGGCATTGCAACCGCCAAAGAGGCCATGCTCTCGGCCGAGAAGAACCGCATTCAGGCCCTCACGCATGCCCTGGCCGTATCCCTGGGGGATTTGTCCGCAGGGCTCGGCGAAGAGGAGCAGCGCCAGGTTATCGGCAAGGGCGTCGAGCGGGTACGCTTTGAAGCGGACCAGTCCGGCTATTTCTATGTCTACAAGGGAACCGTGAACGCCGCACACCCCGTGCAGAAGCAACTGGTGGGCAAGGACCTGGGCGACACCAGGGACCGCGAGGGCAAGTACTACGTGCGTGAACTTTCGCGCGTGGCCGCTGCGGGCGGAGGCTTCGTTACTTTCGTATTCCCGAAGCCGGGCATGGGCGACCAGCCCAAGCTGGGGTATGCCGAAAGCATTCCGGGTACACCCTTCTGGGTGGGCACCGGCATCTACCTCGACAATATCCAGGCCGCCGAAGCACAGGTGGCCGATTCCATGGAGCAGGTACGCACCCGCGAGGTGCTGTACACCTACGCCGTTGTGCTGGGGCTGCTCTTGTTCGTGGGGCTGCCGGTGGCCTACCTGCTGGCGCGGTCCATTGTGCTGCCGCTGCGCGAGGCCACCCGCACCGCGCAGGACATAGCGGCGGGCGATCTTGACCGCCACATTGCCGTGGAGGGCGAGGACGAGGTGTCCGCCTTGCAGTCGGCCCTGGATGTGATGGTAACCACCCTGCGTAGCAACATCGAGCGCATGAGCGCCCAGCAGGACGAGGCGCGCCGCCTGGCCGCAAACGCCAGCGAGGCCGCCCGCAACGCCGACGAGCAGGCCCGCACTGCCATGGCCTCCAAGGAGGGCATGCTGGAGGCGGCAGTACGGTTGCAGCGCATGACCGAAGACCTTGGCGTGTCCGCGCGCGAACTGGCCAGCCGTTCGGCCACCCTGTCAGAGGGGTCGCGCGCGCAGACCACCCGCGTGGCCGAAACTGCCACCGCCATGGAGCAGATGAATGCCTCGGTCATGGATGTGGCCCGCAGCGCCGCCGATGCCGCCCGCGAGACGGAAGCCTCGCGCGAGCGTGCCCGCCAGGGGGCAGAGGCCGTCACTGCCACCATGGACGCCATGGGCGAACTGCGCCAGCTTGCCGAAACCCTGCACGAGAACATGCGCAGGCTGGGCGGCCAGTCCGAGGCCATCGGCACCGTCATGAGCGTCATCAACGACATTGCGGACCAGACCAACCTGCTGGCCCTCAACGCCGCCATCGAGGCCGCCCGCGCCGGTGACGCCGGACGTGGCTTTGCCGTAGTGGCCGACGAGGTGCGCAAGCTGGCCGAAAAGACCATGAACGCCACCCGCGAGGTGGGCGAGACCATCAAGGGCATCCAGTCGCTGACCGCGGCCAATGCCCGCAGCATGGATGATTCGCTGCGGGCCATGGAGCTGGCGGAGCGTCGTTCCGCCGATTCTGGCGAGGTGCTGCGCGGCATTCTGGACATGGCCGTGCGCGTCACCGGGCAGGTCCAGGCCATTGCCGCCGCCGCCGAGCAGCAGTCCGCCGCGTCGGAACAGATTACCCGCAGCCTGGCCCAGGTGGATGGCATCGCTCGCGACAACGGTCGTCTGGTCACCGAGGAGGACAAGGAAATCCACGATCTCGGGCGCATGGCTGAAGACCTGCGCGGGCTGGTGACGGAGTTGCAGCGCAAGGCCGGATAACCCGGCTGGCGTGCGCGCCGGTTTTCTCCTTCCCCCACCGCACGCAAGACGGCCCCGGCAGCATGCAGCTGCCGGGGCCGTCGTCGTTTCCGTCCTGCTGGCGCAGCCTACATTGCGTCGCTGGCGTCCAGCTGGTTGATCTGGTCTTCCACGGCCTGTTCCAGTTCGCGGGGCAGACCCATGATGTCCACGTTCAGGAAGCCGCGCACGATGGTCGAGGTGGCTTCGTCCTCGTCCAGGCCGCGCGCCATGAGGTATTCGATCTCTTCCTGCGCGATCTTGCCGACGGCCGCCTCGTGGGACAGTTCCACGCCGTCCACGGTGCCTTCCAGCTCCGGAATGGCGTGGATGATGCCGTTGCCGAGGATCAGCCCCTTGCACTCCAGGTGGCCGCGCGCGGGTACCTGATAGGCACCGATGTGCCCCCGGTTGATGATGGTGCCGCCGGTGGTCAGGGTGCGGGCGATGATTTCGCCGCGCGTGTCGGGCGCGTTGAGCAGGATGCGGTTGCCCGTGTCCACGTACGAGCCTTCCGGCGCCACGATGACCGAGTTGAACCGCGCCACCGACCCGCGCCCGGCAAGGGTGAGGGTGGGGTACATCTGCAAGTCCTTCACGGGCTTGAGCAGCACGTAGTTGTTCACCAGTACCGCGTCTTCCTCAAGCATCCCGGCGGAGCGCGGGCGCACCGCCGTGTCTTCGCCCCAGTTGTGGATCATGGTGAAGGTGAGCTTGCCGCCCTTGTGCACGAAGAATTCGGAGACGCCCAGGTGCGCCGCCTCGCGCGTGCCGTGGGCCGTGGCGCAGCCGGTGATGATGTGCATCTCGGCGCCTTCTTCCACGATGACCACGTTGTGCACGTTCTGGCCCACGCCGTTGCCCTTGATGAACAGGCACGACTGCACGGGCGCCTCGATCTTGGCCCCCTTGCGGGCGCGGATGAAGTAGCCGCCGTGCAGGTGTTCCGCCGCCGCGCGGGTGTATTCGTCGCGGTTGGGATCCACCATCTTCCAGAAGTATTGCGGCAGGCCGTCATAGGTCTTGAGGGCCTGCTTGATGTCCATCAGCTCCAGGCCTTCCTGGGTGGACTTGCAGTGCACGCCGCTGTGGTTCATGTGCATGAACGAGCCGCTGCGCTCCTTGGCATTCACGTCGATGCCCGCGTACAGCAGCCGCTTGCGGTCGAATTCGTCCAGCGTGGAAAGGTCGGGGATGGTATCGGCCTGCGCCCCTTCGAAGCTGTAGCGGGTAAGGTCCACGTTCTTGAAAGCCATGGCTACAGCGCCTCCTTGATCTGGCCGAGCGATGCGTCGCTGTCGAGGCAGCGCAGGCATTCCTGATAGCCGTACTTGCTGACGTGGTCGAGGATGTCGCGGGGGCGCGCCTCGCAGCACAGGTGCCCGTCGTACATCACCTGGCCCCGGTCGGCATTGACGTATTCGAGAATGTAGCCGGTGTGGGTGATGATCAGGCCGGAGGTCTTGCAGCGGGCCTTGTGCTGCTTCATGGAGCAGGACGCGGGGGGCATGCCGTCCAGCAACTGTCGGGCGGTCTGGCCGATGAGGGCCATGTTCTCGAGGTCCACGCCCGATTCCGGTTCGTCGAACAGCACAAGGTCGGGCCGCTGGGCCATGAGCTGGAGCATTTCGGACCGCTTGATCTCGCCGCCGGAGAACCCGGCGTTGACGTCACGCTCCAGGAACCGGTCGAAGTTCACCTTGCGGGCCAGGTCTTCCACGTCCACTTCACGCTCGCGGGCGCACATCTTCACCAGCAGGCCGGTCTTCAGGCCGTGGATGGTGGGCGGGCGCTGGAACGACATGCCGATGCCGAGGCGGGCGCGCTCGTACATGGGGGCATGGGTGATATCCTGCCCCTTGAAGAGTATCTGGCCCTGGGTGACGGTATAGTTGGCGAAGCCCATGAGGGTCATGAGCAGGGTGGTCTTGCCGGAGCCGTTGGGACCAAACAGGATGAAGGTCTCTCCGGCTTCTATCTTGAGATCGATGCCTTTCAGAACCTCTACGTCGCCGATGCAGACGTGCAGGTCGCGTATTTCGAGCATGATGGACCCCTTGCGATGTTTTGCGCGGTGTGCGGCCCGGCGCGTGTTCCCGTTGCGGCCCCCTTCGCGGTGGCGAAGGAGCGGCATGACGGGCGAAACGGCGCAAACCGCCGCGCGGCAGCCCGAAACTTATGCGGCATACCCCCCGGTAAGTCAATGCGAGGAACCCTGCGGAAAACGTGAGGAAGCACTCGCATCCTGGCGGAAAGAAAGGGAGGGCGGTTGGGCCACGTCGCCGCACGGGGGCGAGCGAAGGATGCAACGGCAAGGTTGTGTGTGGGGGGAGCGGACCGTCAGCGGGGATGCGCGGCGAGGTGGCGGAGTGAGAGGCAGCTTGCAGGGCGAATGATGGTGCGCGGCAGGGCGTGCGCCCGGCCTGCGCCCCGCCGGTCATGCCTCCGGGTCGTGCGGGGCGCGGATGACACCTCGGCCCCGGCCCTCGGGAAACCGGCAGTAGTAGCAGCGGCCCTTCTGGCGGAACAGCGGCAGCAGCACGAACCCGGCCACGAAGCCGCCCAGGTGCGCCCACCATGCGATGCCTGCGCCGTCACTGCCCAGCGAGGTCAGTCCGGACAGCAATTGGGTGACGAACCATATGCCCAGGTAGACCACGGCGGGCAGGTCGAAAATCAGCGGGATGAACAGCAGCGGCACCAGCGTGGTGACCCGCGCGTGCGGATACAGCAGGAAGTACGCCCCCAGTACCCCGGCGATGGCCCCGGACGCCCCCACCACCGGCACGGTGGACGAGGCGGAGAAGACCATGTGCGTCAGCAGCGCCGCCAGCCCGCACGTGAGGTAGAAGATCATGAAGCGCACCGGCCCCATGACGTCCTCTATGTTGTCGCCGAAGATCCACAGCGTCCACATGTTGACCAGAAAGTGGCCCCAGCCGCCATGCAGGAACATGTGCGCGGCGAAGGCGATGAAGCCCCCCGGCGGGTAGCCGGAGGTCAGCGCCCAGTCCGGGTGGGCGAAGCGGGCGGGCACCACCCCCAGGACGTGGAACAGGCGCAGGGTTTCGCCCGGCGTCAGCGTCTGCTGCCACAGGAACACCGCGAGATTGACGGCAAGAATGCACCACACCGACCACGGGGTGTGCACGCGGGGGATGGTGTCGCGCAGGGGAAACATGCGCTAGCGTCTCATGCCTGCCACAGCGAGGCAAGGTGCGCGGCCAGGCGGGCATCGCGCGCGGCGCGCAGGCGGGCCAGTTCGGCCACCAGGCCGCGCGTGCGGCGGGCCAGGTCTTCCGGCGTGCCGGAATTGTCCACCACCAGGTGGCAGGCGCGCATCTTGTCGGCCTCTGGCCATTGCCAGGCCTCCATGGCGGCGATCATGTCCGGCGGCCAGCCGCGATGCGTTTCCAGCCTGCGGGCGCGTTCGGCAAAGGGGCAGTGCACCCCGACGAGAAGAACATTCGGCAGGATGTTCGGCTGTGTGCCCGTCTTCCAGCCCGCCTCCAGAAACAGCGGCACCTCGGCCACGGCCACGGGCGCGCCCGCCGCCTCTGCCTGCGTGAAGAACTGGTCCATGTCGTGCCGGGCCAGGGGGTGGATCATGTCCTCCACCTCGCGGCGCAGGGCGGTGTCCACGCGCATGGCTTCGAACAGGGCGCGTTTGTCCACCGGTCCGGCGGGGTCGGGCACGAAACGGTCTCCGTAGCGGCCCCGCAGCATGTGGTGCCCGCCGCCGCCCGGCTCGTACAGCCGTGCCACGGCGGCGTCGGCGCTCCACACCGGCAGGCCTGCCTCGTCCGACTGGCCAAGCATGCGCAGGAGGGCGGACTTGCCGCAGCCCGGCGACCCGGTCACCACCACCCGCTGCATGCGCCGCGACAGGCGCAGCGCCAGCGCGGCGAAGTCCGGCGGGGGCGGGCAGGTGAAGTGCATGTCATCGCCCGTTTCCGGGTGGCGGAAGGACAGGTGCCAGGCGTGCAGCATCTGGCGCGGGGGAAATTCCGGCAGTTCGCGACCACCGGGCGGCACGGTGTCCGCCGGGCCGTACACGGCGTCCTGCCACAGGGGGTGTCCCAGATGGGCCATGTGCACCCGTATCTGGTGGGTGCGCCCGGTGAAGATGCGCACCGCCACCAGGGCGAAGCGCCCGTCCGGGTCGGCCAGCAGCACCCGCCACGCCGAGCGGGCGGGCTTGCCGCCCCGGTTTTCCGGCACCACGGCCATCTTGACCTTGTGCAGCGGGTGGCGACCGATGGGCGCGTCGATGTCGCCTGCCGCCGTGGGCACGCCGTGCACCAGGGCCAGGTATTCCTTGTGCACCTGCCGTTCCGCGAAGGCGCGCGACAGTTCCAGCCGCACCGCCTCGGTCAGGGCCACCAGCAAAAGACCGCTGGTATCCTTGTCGATACGGTGTACGATGCCGGGGCGAAAGCCCTCTTGCGCGGCCAACTCGGGAAAGTGGCGCACCAGCCGGTGCACCAGCGTGCCTTCCGGGCAGCTGGGGCAGGGGTGCACGGTGAGTCCGGCGGGCTTGTCCAGCACGGCGATGGCCGCGTCGCGGTACAGAACGGCCAGTTCGCCGTCTTCGGGAGTGACCTTGGCAACGGGCACGGCAAGGACGAGGGTGACCGTTTGCCCCGGCTCCACGCGGGTGTTGGGCACGGTGCACGCGCGGCCCTGCACGGAGGCAGCTCCGTCGCGGATGGCCCGCTTGACCTTCTCGCGCGAGACGGCGTCGCCGTGACCGTCCCTTTCACGCAGTTCGGCCATGACGTCGCCCAGAAAGCGGTCCAGCCGCTGCCCGGCGTGTTCGGGGCCGACGGTGAAGGAATGGGTGCGCGTTTCTGCCGGAGGGGGGGGTAAATTCGACATGTTTGGCAACGGTTGTGCTTTCGCTTGACCGACGGGGGCGTGTTTTTTACAACCTGTTCGTTTGGGGGGCAAGCGTCCCCGCACACCGAGACAGACAAGGAGACCTATCGTGGCCGTAACCGTGGTGAATCATCCGCTGGTCAAGCACAAGCTGGGCATCCTGCGCCAGCACGACGTGCCGGTAAGCGAGTTCCGGGCCATTTCCAACGAAATATGCCGCCTGCTTACCTACGAGGCCACCAAGGACCTCGAAACGGAGAAGGTCACCATACAGGGGTGGGCCGGGCCTGTCGAGGTGGACCAGATCCGCGGCAAGAAGATCACCGTGGTGCCCATCCTGCGTGCCGGCCTTGGCATGCTGGACGGCCTGCTGGACATGATTCCCGGTGCCAAGGTGAGCGTTGTCGGCATGTTCCGCAACGAGGAAACTCTTGAGCCCGTGAAATATTACGTGAAGCTGGCCAAGAACATCGAAGAGCGCATGGCCATCATCATTGATCCCATGCTGGCCACCGGCGGCACCCTGAACGCCACCATCGACCTGCTGAAGGAAGCGGGCTGCCCGCAGATCAGGGGCCTGTTTCTGGTGGCCGCGCCGGAAGGCATCAAGAAGGTCACCGATCGTCACCCCGACGTGGACATCTATGTGGCGGGCGTGGACGAGCGGCTCAACGAGCACGGATACATCCTGCCCGGCCTTGGTGATGCGGGCGACAAGATATTCGGCACCAAATAGGGCGCACCACGGGGCGGGACAGCATATGTCCCGCCCCTTTTTACGGGGGGGCCTCGCCGCTCCCCGCCGTGTGCCCGCATCCGGGGGGACACGGCACGGACCCAGGTTTTCCGCAGCAAGGCGGCAGGGCGTTTGCCCGGACCGATCCTTGGCGATCGGCCAGGCCAGGCGCCCCGCAACGGCCCAACGTCCGCGCGCCGCGCGCATGCACACACCACATCAGCACTTTTCGGAGAGGGCAATGGCCAGAAAGACCATCCAGGTGGAGGAGAAGGTACCGTTTCTTCAGGGTATTCCCCTGAGCTTCCAACACCTTTTCGCAATGTTCGGGGCATCCGTTCTGGTGCCCACCCTGTTCAAGATAGACCCGGCCATAGTGCTGCTGATGAACGGCATCGGCACCCTGATCTACCTCGTGCTCTGCAAGGGCAAGGCCCCGGCCTTCCTGGGGTCCAGCTTCGCCTTCCTGTCGCCGGTGTTCGTGGTGCTGGGCGCGGACCCGACCATGTGGGGGGCCAACTACTCCTACGCGCTGGGCGGGTTCATCGCCTCGGGCTGCATCTTCATCGCCGTGGCCCTGATCATCTGGAAGTTCGGGCCGGACTGGATCGGCGTGGTGCTGCCGCCCGCCACCATGGGGCCCATCGTGGCCCTGATCGGCCTTGAACTGGCCGGGGTGGCCACCGGCATGGCGGGCGTCATGCCCGACGCCAATGGCGTGTACAATTCCACCGCCATCATCATTTCCATGACCACCCTGCTCACCGTGGCCTTCGGCTCGGTGCTGTTCCGGGGCTTCATGGCCATCATCCCCGTGCTGACCGGCATCGCCGTGGGCTACGTGGTGTCCATGGCCCTTGGCGCCGTGAACTTCGGCGGCGTGGCCACCGCCCCTGTGCTGGCCACCCCCACGATGTACGTGCCCAAGTTTGACATCAACACCATCCTGATCATCATTCCCGCCGCGCTGGTGGTCATTTCCGAGCACATCGGCCACCTGGTGGTCACCGGCAACATCGTGCAGCGCGACCTGACCCGCGACCCCGGCCTGCACCGTTCGCTCATGGGCGACGGCGTGTCCACCGTGCTGTCCGGCTTCTTCGGTTCCGTGCCTACCACCACCTACGGCGAAAACATCGGCGTCATGGCCATCACCCGCGTGTACTCGGTGTGGGTCATCGGCGGCGCCGCCGTCATCTCCATCCTGCTGGCCTTCGTGGGCAAGCTGTCCGCGCTCATCCAGTCCATCCCCACCCCGGTCATGGGCGGCATCTGCATCCTGCTGTTCGGCGTCATCGCCGCCTCGGGCATCCGCATGCTGGTGGAATCGCGCGTGGACTACTCCAAGCCCGCCAACCTCACCCTGACTGCCATCGTGTTCATCACCGGCATCAGCGGCGTGCCGGTGCAGGTCGGCTCGGTGCAGCTCAAGGGCATGGCCCTCGCCACCGTGGTGGGCATGATCCTGTCGCTGATCTTCCACGTGCTGGATCGCAGCGGGGTGGCCAGCAGCCAGACCGATTTGTAAGAGTACTTGGAGATAATCGGGGGAAGGAAAGGGGCTTTGGCGCTCTGCGGTCGTCATCCGTAAGACTCGCGTTGCGCGCTCGCCTAACGGTTGCCGCTCCCTCCCGCAAACGTTTCATTTGGTCTTTTGCATCCCCGTCGCAGTAACGCGGCGGGGATGTTTTCTTTGTGAACGATGAGGCGGGATGGTGCTGAATCGGGAGGTTGGACGATATGTTCATAAAAAGATATTGTTCAGAAAATATGAACATGCTAATTAGATGAACAAAGACGTGCGACATCAAAGGAGACAGAAGTGGAATCCAAGGAAAACAGCATCATCCGGCGATGCGTCGAGCAACTGAAGGCCGTGGCTGGTGTGGACGTGACGGGGCAGGTTGCGGAATTCGCGCTGGACAGGGGATTCGATCTGGCTCTTGACGTGTCTGGAAAAGGTGCAACTGCTGCTCGTTACATCGTCGAAGTCAAGACGCGTTTCAACAAGATGTCGTTTGAATTGATTCGCCAGCGCTTTCTGCTCGTTGGTGGCGAAGGTGCCAGGCCTTTGCTGTTTGCGGACTTCATCTCCAGGAAGCTTGCCGAACAATGTCGGGCCGAGGGGGTGGAATTTGTCGACAGTGTCGGGAACATGTTCATAAATCTTGATTGGCTGAAGGTGTA
It encodes:
- a CDS encoding methyl-accepting chemotaxis protein, with amino-acid sequence MFRKFTIAKRIYALFFIMTLFLAGMAMGLYWVADHIAGAGIATAKEAMLSAEKNRIQALTHALAVSLGDLSAGLGEEEQRQVIGKGVERVRFEADQSGYFYVYKGTVNAAHPVQKQLVGKDLGDTRDREGKYYVRELSRVAAAGGGFVTFVFPKPGMGDQPKLGYAESIPGTPFWVGTGIYLDNIQAAEAQVADSMEQVRTREVLYTYAVVLGLLLFVGLPVAYLLARSIVLPLREATRTAQDIAAGDLDRHIAVEGEDEVSALQSALDVMVTTLRSNIERMSAQQDEARRLAANASEAARNADEQARTAMASKEGMLEAAVRLQRMTEDLGVSARELASRSATLSEGSRAQTTRVAETATAMEQMNASVMDVARSAADAARETEASRERARQGAEAVTATMDAMGELRQLAETLHENMRRLGGQSEAIGTVMSVINDIADQTNLLALNAAIEAARAGDAGRGFAVVADEVRKLAEKTMNATREVGETIKGIQSLTAANARSMDDSLRAMELAERRSADSGEVLRGILDMAVRVTGQVQAIAAAAEQQSAASEQITRSLAQVDGIARDNGRLVTEEDKEIHDLGRMAEDLRGLVTELQRKAG
- a CDS encoding SufD family Fe-S cluster assembly protein, translating into MAFKNVDLTRYSFEGAQADTIPDLSTLDEFDRKRLLYAGIDVNAKERSGSFMHMNHSGVHCKSTQEGLELMDIKQALKTYDGLPQYFWKMVDPNRDEYTRAAAEHLHGGYFIRARKGAKIEAPVQSCLFIKGNGVGQNVHNVVIVEEGAEMHIITGCATAHGTREAAHLGVSEFFVHKGGKLTFTMIHNWGEDTAVRPRSAGMLEEDAVLVNNYVLLKPVKDLQMYPTLTLAGRGSVARFNSVIVAPEGSYVDTGNRILLNAPDTRGEIIARTLTTGGTIINRGHIGAYQVPARGHLECKGLILGNGIIHAIPELEGTVDGVELSHEAAVGKIAQEEIEYLMARGLDEDEATSTIVRGFLNVDIMGLPRELEQAVEDQINQLDASDAM
- a CDS encoding ABC transporter ATP-binding protein; protein product: MLEIRDLHVCIGDVEVLKGIDLKIEAGETFILFGPNGSGKTTLLMTLMGFANYTVTQGQILFKGQDITHAPMYERARLGIGMSFQRPPTIHGLKTGLLVKMCAREREVDVEDLARKVNFDRFLERDVNAGFSGGEIKRSEMLQLMAQRPDLVLFDEPESGVDLENMALIGQTARQLLDGMPPASCSMKQHKARCKTSGLIITHTGYILEYVNADRGQVMYDGHLCCEARPRDILDHVSKYGYQECLRCLDSDASLGQIKEAL
- a CDS encoding rhomboid family intramembrane serine protease; translated protein: MFPLRDTIPRVHTPWSVWCILAVNLAVFLWQQTLTPGETLRLFHVLGVVPARFAHPDWALTSGYPPGGFIAFAAHMFLHGGWGHFLVNMWTLWIFGDNIEDVMGPVRFMIFYLTCGLAALLTHMVFSASSTVPVVGASGAIAGVLGAYFLLYPHARVTTLVPLLFIPLIFDLPAVVYLGIWFVTQLLSGLTSLGSDGAGIAWWAHLGGFVAGFVLLPLFRQKGRCYYCRFPEGRGRGVIRAPHDPEA
- a CDS encoding dephospho-CoA kinase translates to MSNLPPPPAETRTHSFTVGPEHAGQRLDRFLGDVMAELRERDGHGDAVSREKVKRAIRDGAASVQGRACTVPNTRVEPGQTVTLVLAVPVAKVTPEDGELAVLYRDAAIAVLDKPAGLTVHPCPSCPEGTLVHRLVRHFPELAAQEGFRPGIVHRIDKDTSGLLLVALTEAVRLELSRAFAERQVHKEYLALVHGVPTAAGDIDAPIGRHPLHKVKMAVVPENRGGKPARSAWRVLLADPDGRFALVAVRIFTGRTHQIRVHMAHLGHPLWQDAVYGPADTVPPGGRELPEFPPRQMLHAWHLSFRHPETGDDMHFTCPPPPDFAALALRLSRRMQRVVVTGSPGCGKSALLRMLGQSDEAGLPVWSADAAVARLYEPGGGGHHMLRGRYGDRFVPDPAGPVDKRALFEAMRVDTALRREVEDMIHPLARHDMDQFFTQAEAAGAPVAVAEVPLFLEAGWKTGTQPNILPNVLLVGVHCPFAERARRLETHRGWPPDMIAAMEAWQWPEADKMRACHLVVDNSGTPEDLARRTRGLVAELARLRAARDARLAAHLASLWQA
- the upp gene encoding uracil phosphoribosyltransferase, with translation MAVTVVNHPLVKHKLGILRQHDVPVSEFRAISNEICRLLTYEATKDLETEKVTIQGWAGPVEVDQIRGKKITVVPILRAGLGMLDGLLDMIPGAKVSVVGMFRNEETLEPVKYYVKLAKNIEERMAIIIDPMLATGGTLNATIDLLKEAGCPQIRGLFLVAAPEGIKKVTDRHPDVDIYVAGVDERLNEHGYILPGLGDAGDKIFGTK
- the uraA gene encoding uracil permease, whose protein sequence is MARKTIQVEEKVPFLQGIPLSFQHLFAMFGASVLVPTLFKIDPAIVLLMNGIGTLIYLVLCKGKAPAFLGSSFAFLSPVFVVLGADPTMWGANYSYALGGFIASGCIFIAVALIIWKFGPDWIGVVLPPATMGPIVALIGLELAGVATGMAGVMPDANGVYNSTAIIISMTTLLTVAFGSVLFRGFMAIIPVLTGIAVGYVVSMALGAVNFGGVATAPVLATPTMYVPKFDINTILIIIPAALVVISEHIGHLVVTGNIVQRDLTRDPGLHRSLMGDGVSTVLSGFFGSVPTTTYGENIGVMAITRVYSVWVIGGAAVISILLAFVGKLSALIQSIPTPVMGGICILLFGVIAASGIRMLVESRVDYSKPANLTLTAIVFITGISGVPVQVGSVQLKGMALATVVGMILSLIFHVLDRSGVASSQTDL